A DNA window from Paraclostridium bifermentans contains the following coding sequences:
- a CDS encoding membrane protein, whose protein sequence is MIVIGMILLSVGCYLYIGVGIGSGARDGMMVALQKRSGRSIRVLRGFLEIGVVIIGFLLGRTIGIGTIITSIGLGYCMQFIFKIFNFNVVSVNHRYIKEDIKSLNPFFYKQSYKINVYK, encoded by the coding sequence ATGATAGTTATAGGAATGATTCTACTAAGTGTAGGATGTTATTTATATATTGGAGTAGGAATAGGAAGTGGGGCTAGAGATGGTATGATGGTTGCACTTCAAAAAAGAAGTGGGAGATCAATTAGAGTATTAAGGGGATTTTTAGAAATAGGAGTAGTGATTATAGGCTTTTTATTAGGGAGAACTATTGGAATTGGAACGATTATAACTAGTATTGGACTAGGTTATTGCATGCAGTTTATTTTTAAAATATTTAATTTTAATGTAGTTAGTGTGAACCATAGGTATATAAAAGAGGATATAAAAAGTTTAAATCCATTTTTTTATAAACAGTCTTACAAAATCAACGTTTATAAATAA
- a CDS encoding MerR family transcriptional regulator, with product MSNKTNIKDLFTIGEIAILFDINKKTLRYYDEIDLFKPSYIDEKNNYRYYTTNQFEKLNTIIYLKSMGIPLSKIKSHLDNRSINNTLNLFEIQEEAIKKKIEELEIIQNKVKGRISKIKDSIDYEKINKIIESDIEERSIVLLKEEVKTNKDLEISIRKLENKANKKSSIFLGEVGVSISKDKLKHKLFKEYDSTFIFVENKKYSKEISKILPKGRYICLRFNGLHDDSDIYYERILKYIEQNNYEILEDSIEITLVDSGLTTNSSEYVTEIQILVKKY from the coding sequence ATGAGTAATAAAACTAATATAAAAGACTTATTTACAATAGGAGAAATAGCAATTTTATTTGACATTAATAAAAAGACATTAAGGTATTATGATGAAATAGATTTATTTAAACCAAGTTATATAGACGAAAAAAACAACTATAGATATTACACAACAAATCAATTTGAAAAATTAAATACTATAATTTATCTAAAAAGCATGGGAATACCTCTAAGTAAAATAAAATCTCATTTAGATAATAGAAGTATAAATAACACTCTTAACTTATTCGAAATTCAAGAAGAAGCAATTAAGAAAAAAATAGAAGAATTAGAAATTATACAAAATAAAGTTAAGGGTAGAATTAGTAAAATAAAAGATTCAATAGACTATGAAAAAATAAATAAGATAATAGAATCTGATATTGAAGAGAGGTCTATTGTTTTATTAAAAGAAGAAGTTAAGACAAACAAAGACTTAGAGATTTCTATTAGAAAACTAGAAAATAAGGCAAATAAAAAATCATCTATATTTTTAGGAGAAGTAGGTGTTTCTATATCTAAAGATAAATTAAAACATAAATTATTCAAAGAGTATGACTCAACTTTTATTTTTGTAGAAAATAAAAAATACAGTAAAGAAATAAGCAAAATTTTACCTAAAGGAAGGTATATATGTTTAAGGTTTAATGGATTACATGATGATTCTGATATTTACTATGAAAGAATTTTAAAATATATAGAACAAAATAACTATGAAATATTAGAGGATTCCATAGAAATAACATTAGTTGATTCAGGATTAACCACAAATTCTTCAGAATATGTAACAGAAATACAAATACTAGTAAAAAAATATTGA
- a CDS encoding B3/B4 domain-containing protein, producing the protein MKFSVSSEVFEKLDNVCFGVIVAKGIDNSLVKNDIIEKLNQSIKNCEDEFKDTKVKELEGILYYRDAFKALGINPNKFMSSIEAMLTRTSKGKGLPNISPIVDLGNAVSLKYMVPLGAHDIDTLDGDIEVRFSKEGDSFIPLGTEETEILEDGELIYSAGDNVRTRRWIWRQSEQGKITNESKNIFFPIDGFTNKNYDSVMSARDELASLLKEVFSCDVKVGFIDKNNTEFEI; encoded by the coding sequence ATGAAATTTAGTGTATCAAGTGAAGTCTTTGAAAAGTTAGATAATGTTTGTTTTGGAGTTATAGTAGCAAAGGGAATTGATAATAGCTTAGTAAAAAATGATATTATAGAAAAATTAAACCAATCAATAAAAAACTGTGAAGATGAGTTTAAAGACACTAAGGTTAAAGAATTAGAGGGCATACTATATTATAGAGATGCATTTAAAGCACTAGGAATTAACCCAAATAAATTTATGAGTTCTATTGAAGCTATGCTTACTAGAACATCTAAAGGTAAAGGACTACCTAATATAAGCCCTATTGTAGATTTAGGAAATGCAGTATCTTTAAAATATATGGTTCCATTAGGAGCACATGATATAGATACACTAGATGGGGATATAGAGGTTAGATTTTCTAAAGAAGGGGATAGTTTTATTCCTTTAGGAACTGAAGAAACAGAAATTTTGGAAGATGGTGAATTAATTTATTCAGCTGGAGACAATGTAAGAACAAGAAGATGGATATGGAGACAAAGCGAGCAAGGAAAAATCACCAATGAAAGTAAGAACATATTTTTCCCTATAGATGGATTTACAAATAAAAACTATGATAGTGTTATGTCGGCAAGAGATGAATTAGCAAGTTTATTAAAAGAAGTATTTTCTTGTGATGTAAAGGTAGGATTTATAGATAAGAATAATACTGAATTTGAGATATAA
- the nhaC gene encoding Na+/H+ antiporter NhaC — protein sequence MSKNIEKRKPTFQFAVLVMVAIISLTTVGMVVFKASITTMFLLSWLIVVPAAMKLGYTNSEIEEMGFDVGKGAFQSNIIVLSVGVLIATWIAAGTIPTIVYSGLAIITPKYFLVTTLVVCSLTSIATGTSWGTLGTSGIALMSIGTSMGVPAGLTAGAIISGAFFGDKISPLSDSTNLSAAVCKTDVITHIKHMTLSAVPAYIICVVLYTVIGFKYANNTIDYNQINQVMEVLKANFNIGFVSIIPIIFLLILLLLQKPSIVSILASGVAGAIIAFFQEGESVSKLLNYMLNGFSIDTGLEYTDKLLNRGGIMSMAETVLLVFIVFVIAGILQKAGFLEVLLQPMLSKIGKSRTKLIGTTFISSYLANAFSSSMMFTSVFVGTIMEPLYKEFNLKPENLSRIIQDTATLGAPLIPWNSNAIFCSQTLGVSSFEFIPYCFLNWITPLITFIYGVTGFTMKTYTEEEVVMMREVEEVI from the coding sequence ATGAGCAAAAACATAGAAAAAAGAAAACCTACGTTTCAGTTTGCAGTGTTAGTAATGGTTGCAATTATATCTTTAACTACAGTTGGAATGGTTGTATTTAAGGCATCTATAACAACAATGTTTTTATTATCATGGTTAATAGTAGTTCCTGCTGCTATGAAGTTAGGTTACACGAATAGTGAAATTGAAGAAATGGGATTTGATGTTGGAAAAGGTGCATTTCAATCTAATATAATTGTGCTTTCTGTTGGAGTATTGATTGCTACATGGATAGCGGCTGGAACTATTCCAACTATAGTTTACAGTGGACTTGCTATAATAACACCTAAATACTTTTTAGTTACAACATTAGTAGTATGTTCTTTAACATCTATAGCTACGGGAACTTCATGGGGGACTTTAGGTACTTCAGGTATAGCTTTAATGAGTATTGGAACTAGTATGGGGGTTCCTGCGGGTTTAACAGCTGGAGCTATAATATCTGGTGCGTTTTTTGGAGATAAGATTTCTCCTCTTTCAGATTCTACGAACTTATCAGCTGCAGTTTGTAAAACCGATGTTATAACTCATATAAAACATATGACTTTATCGGCAGTTCCGGCTTATATAATTTGTGTAGTTTTATATACAGTTATAGGATTTAAATATGCTAATAATACTATAGATTACAATCAAATAAATCAAGTAATGGAAGTTTTAAAAGCTAATTTTAATATAGGATTTGTTTCAATAATACCAATAATATTTTTACTTATTCTATTACTTTTACAAAAGCCATCTATAGTTTCCATACTAGCTTCTGGAGTAGCAGGCGCAATTATAGCGTTTTTCCAAGAAGGAGAAAGTGTTAGTAAGTTATTAAATTATATGCTTAATGGTTTTTCTATAGATACAGGTCTTGAATATACAGATAAACTATTAAATCGTGGTGGAATAATGAGTATGGCAGAGACTGTATTATTAGTATTTATAGTATTTGTTATAGCTGGAATTTTACAAAAGGCAGGGTTTTTAGAAGTTTTATTACAACCTATGTTAAGTAAGATAGGAAAGTCTAGAACTAAATTAATTGGAACTACATTTATATCTAGTTATCTTGCAAATGCGTTTAGTTCTTCTATGATGTTTACATCTGTATTTGTCGGAACTATAATGGAACCTTTATACAAGGAATTTAATTTAAAACCTGAAAACTTATCTAGGATTATACAAGATACTGCAACCTTAGGGGCTCCACTAATTCCATGGAATTCAAATGCAATATTTTGTAGTCAAACATTAGGAGTTAGTTCTTTTGAATTTATTCCATACTGTTTCTTAAACTGGATAACTCCTTTAATAACATTTATATATGGAGTTACAGGATTTACAATGAAAACATACACAGAAGAAGAAGTTGTTATGATGAGAGAAGTTGAAGAAGTTATATAA
- a CDS encoding SPL family radical SAM protein codes for MEFIPAKTIISGYKENPNWFGINYGMNIYKGCCHGCIYCDSRSNCYQIIEFDRVRIKENSTETIKKELKSKKTKGVVGTGAMSDPYNPFEEKFMLTREALKAVDENRFGISIATKSDLITRDIDILKRIQSHSPTIIKITITTYDDNLCKKVESNVCPTSKRFEALKKLSDNGIYAGVLLMPILPFINDNEDNIKNIIKKAYESGAKFVFTYGLGVTLRQNQREYYFEQLRKIFPGEDLDKKYEKIYGESYENGARNYEHLCNVFKEECEKYNLLYKMKDIINDYKNKYEKTQISWF; via the coding sequence ATGGAGTTTATACCTGCAAAGACTATTATATCTGGATATAAAGAAAACCCAAATTGGTTTGGTATTAATTATGGGATGAATATATATAAAGGTTGTTGCCATGGTTGCATATACTGTGATTCAAGAAGCAACTGCTATCAAATAATAGAGTTTGATAGAGTTAGAATTAAAGAAAATTCAACTGAAACAATAAAAAAGGAACTTAAGTCAAAGAAAACAAAAGGGGTTGTAGGTACAGGTGCTATGAGTGATCCATACAATCCATTTGAAGAAAAATTTATGTTAACAAGAGAAGCTTTAAAAGCAGTAGATGAAAATAGATTTGGGATATCAATTGCTACTAAAAGTGATTTAATAACTAGAGATATAGATATATTAAAAAGAATACAAAGTCATTCACCTACGATTATAAAGATAACTATAACTACATACGATGATAATCTATGTAAAAAGGTAGAAAGTAATGTCTGCCCAACATCTAAAAGATTTGAAGCTTTGAAGAAACTTTCAGATAATGGAATATATGCAGGTGTTTTATTAATGCCGATATTACCTTTTATTAATGATAATGAAGATAATATAAAAAATATTATTAAAAAGGCTTATGAATCGGGAGCTAAATTTGTATTCACTTATGGATTAGGAGTAACGTTAAGACAAAATCAAAGAGAATACTATTTTGAACAATTAAGAAAGATATTTCCAGGTGAGGATTTAGATAAAAAGTACGAAAAAATTTACGGGGAATCTTATGAAAATGGAGCTAGGAATTATGAGCATCTATGTAATGTTTTCAAAGAAGAGTGTGAAAAATATAATCTTTTATATAAAATGAAAGATATTATAAATGATTATAAAAATAAATATGAAAAAACTCAAATTAGTTGGTTTTAA
- a CDS encoding sigma 54-interacting transcriptional regulator, with product MVRFEVNTKDRFGITTEILYKLYNKNIDLVSMEVFPTKVCIKINDIDAKTKEILKEAICSIADVISVNEVELLSYEKNERQLLAVINSVDEGIISIDKDFKINIFNNYCQELFNYKKAEVVGRDIREIVGNDDIIADLVNKGIEYDNIKSSLKHGDTTSSYITTGRRITNDYDETVGAVISIKDVNKAKQLVKVINKNNDGPFKDIIGNSKSMGKVKKVTTTIAKSNSTVLLRGDSGTGKELFANAIHNLSDRKDERFVAINCAALPDSLLESELFGYEKGSFTGAMQSGKEGLFKEANKGTIFLDEIGELSMILQAKLLRVLQEGKIRKIGSSKEEAVDVRVIAATHKNLEKMIKEGSFREDLYYRLNVIPIKIPNLKERLDDIPILVQFFINKLNKKLNKDIRGFKKEFIDELMSYDWPGNVRELQNLIERAMNLCNGDILTTQHIVIDSIYKDEDITDSFIEEDEEVEFNSLKEEMERYEKEIIMKVYDSNKSYRSSAKILGISHTAVMNKIKKYNIKEDDL from the coding sequence ATGGTTAGGTTTGAAGTAAATACAAAAGATAGATTTGGAATTACAACCGAGATTTTGTACAAGCTTTACAATAAAAATATAGATTTAGTATCTATGGAAGTTTTTCCTACAAAGGTTTGTATAAAGATAAATGATATCGATGCAAAAACTAAAGAAATATTAAAAGAAGCTATTTGTAGCATAGCAGATGTAATATCAGTAAATGAAGTAGAACTTTTATCTTACGAAAAAAATGAGAGACAACTTCTCGCAGTTATTAACTCAGTAGATGAAGGAATTATATCTATTGATAAGGACTTTAAAATTAATATATTCAATAATTACTGCCAAGAATTATTCAATTATAAAAAAGCAGAAGTAGTAGGTAGAGACATTAGAGAAATTGTAGGCAATGATGATATAATTGCGGATTTAGTTAATAAGGGAATAGAGTATGATAATATAAAATCTAGTTTGAAGCATGGAGATACTACAAGTAGTTATATTACTACAGGTAGAAGAATAACTAATGACTATGATGAAACTGTAGGAGCAGTTATTTCTATTAAAGATGTTAATAAAGCGAAACAACTGGTTAAAGTAATAAATAAGAATAATGATGGACCGTTTAAAGATATAATTGGAAATAGCAAAAGTATGGGCAAAGTAAAAAAAGTAACTACAACAATAGCTAAAAGTAATTCTACTGTTTTATTAAGGGGTGACAGTGGTACAGGTAAAGAGCTTTTTGCAAATGCTATTCACAACTTAAGTGATAGAAAAGACGAAAGATTTGTAGCTATTAACTGTGCTGCACTGCCAGATAGTTTATTAGAAAGTGAGCTATTTGGATATGAAAAAGGAAGTTTTACAGGAGCAATGCAAAGTGGTAAAGAAGGTTTATTTAAAGAAGCTAATAAAGGAACTATATTTTTAGATGAAATAGGAGAATTATCAATGATTCTTCAAGCTAAACTGCTTAGAGTTTTACAAGAAGGAAAAATAAGAAAAATAGGAAGTAGTAAAGAAGAAGCTGTTGATGTTAGAGTAATAGCTGCTACTCATAAAAATCTTGAAAAAATGATAAAAGAGGGAAGCTTTAGAGAAGATTTGTATTATAGATTAAATGTAATTCCTATTAAGATACCAAATTTAAAAGAACGACTAGATGATATACCTATACTAGTTCAATTTTTTATAAATAAACTTAATAAGAAGTTAAATAAAGATATAAGGGGTTTTAAGAAAGAATTTATAGATGAATTAATGAGTTATGATTGGCCAGGGAATGTAAGAGAACTTCAAAATTTAATTGAGAGAGCTATGAATTTATGCAATGGAGATATTTTAACTACTCAACATATTGTTATAGACTCTATATATAAAGATGAAGATATTACTGATAGTTTTATAGAAGAAGATGAAGAGGTAGAATTTAACTCATTAAAAGAAGAAATGGAAAGATATGAAAAAGAAATAATTATGAAAGTATATGATTCAAATAAAAGTTATAGATCAAGTGCAAAAATACTAGGGATATCTCACACTGCAGTTATGAATAAAATTAAAAAATATAATATAAAGGAAGATGATTTGTAA
- the megL gene encoding methionine gamma-lyase → MENLKNKKFATKAIHGGHKKDPVSGALTTPIYQTSTFVFDSAEQGGRRFALEEDGFIYSRLGNPTNAQLEEKMALLENGEACMSTGSGIGAITSALWTALKAGDHIVASKTLYGCTYAMLNHGISRYGVEVTFVDATNLDEVKGAMKENTKVVYLETPANPDLKLVDIEAISKIAHEVEGCMVFVDNTFCTPYLQRPIELGADVVVHSATKYLNGHGDVIAGFVVGKKDFITQVRLFGVKDMTGSVLSPFDAYLILRGMKTLQIRMDRHTKNAIEVAKFLESHPNVETVSYPGLESFPQYELAKKQMDMPGGMIAFEVKGGLEGGKKLLNSLELCTLAVSLGDCETLIQHPASMTHSPYTQEERAEAGISEGLIRISVGLEDAEDIIADLKQGLDRL, encoded by the coding sequence ATGGAAAACTTAAAGAATAAAAAATTCGCAACAAAAGCTATACACGGAGGTCATAAAAAGGATCCAGTATCAGGGGCTTTAACTACACCTATATATCAAACATCAACTTTCGTATTTGATAGTGCTGAACAAGGTGGTAGAAGATTTGCATTAGAAGAAGATGGATTTATATATTCAAGACTTGGGAACCCAACAAATGCGCAACTAGAAGAAAAAATGGCACTATTAGAAAATGGAGAAGCTTGTATGTCAACAGGTTCAGGAATAGGTGCTATAACTTCAGCATTATGGACTGCATTAAAAGCAGGAGATCATATAGTTGCAAGTAAAACTTTATATGGTTGCACTTATGCAATGTTAAACCATGGAATAAGCAGATACGGAGTAGAAGTTACTTTTGTAGATGCAACTAACTTAGATGAAGTAAAAGGAGCTATGAAAGAAAACACTAAAGTTGTTTACTTAGAAACTCCAGCTAACCCAGACTTAAAATTAGTTGATATAGAAGCTATATCTAAAATAGCTCATGAAGTAGAAGGTTGTATGGTATTTGTTGATAACACTTTCTGTACTCCATACTTACAAAGACCAATTGAATTAGGAGCTGACGTTGTTGTACACTCTGCTACTAAGTACTTAAATGGACACGGAGATGTTATAGCAGGTTTCGTTGTTGGGAAAAAAGACTTTATAACTCAAGTAAGATTATTCGGAGTTAAGGATATGACAGGTTCTGTTTTATCTCCATTTGATGCTTACTTAATATTAAGAGGTATGAAAACTTTACAAATAAGAATGGATAGACATACTAAGAATGCTATAGAAGTTGCTAAATTCTTAGAATCTCATCCAAATGTAGAAACAGTTAGCTACCCAGGATTAGAAAGTTTCCCACAATATGAATTAGCTAAAAAACAAATGGACATGCCAGGAGGTATGATAGCATTTGAAGTTAAAGGCGGACTTGAAGGTGGTAAAAAATTACTAAACTCTTTAGAGTTATGTACTCTTGCAGTTAGTTTAGGTGATTGTGAAACATTAATACAACATCCTGCTTCAATGACTCACTCTCCATATACTCAAGAAGAAAGAGCTGAAGCTGGAATATCTGAAGGATTAATAAGAATATCTGTTGGTCTTGAAGATGCAGAAGATATAATAGCAGATTTAAAACAAGGTTTAGATAGATTATAA
- a CDS encoding FUSC family protein: MKKNKKEIISLIFSKTLIFIFVVLLVSLFKSIFKPENSLIGVTTVVLMLVLLQTDLTLNPIKNLLNLIVLNLAFGLSAFLVSQNVLLGLILNFSIMLFIGYYFSYELKKPVNMMVGLHYMLMIVSPISISQLPLRLLSLVAGAFMIMGVQLLANKNKLTKSRNSMFNKIVDDLLIKIDLLRSQSDTKNIDTSLSLNIANLKSLIFESGKSESHFTECGVNTLNILSCLEKINYILSNVENKSYSSQILDDIFTVVNDIKNDKFDVNITDLECKYSELNLCLLDIVDIEVVYDFIDVVKTLNVELKIYKNTINNQKNVQNELSIPQEFKELHVQKNLMNLKSPRFAYGIRLGLVVSLTFFIVKFFNIEYGEWAVYTVFALSQPHSEYTIRKSKKRIIGTIMGSIVMAILFNIVTDPGLRTVMLVLAGYLMSYVSDYRNLVAFVTVSAVASAALYVPNPNFIIINRIVFVVIGIAISLLANKFVFSRKLLDEENNLNNIQRDSSRKMLGEVLLNEGNKSTSVIGILYLIPDLIDLRISYLNQNGLNMDKSFINKNKVLMNDLYQIYLLEKDDQVFNKILFNVESILINSSNLDIMESRIQEATKSTSNIKEKILFIKISRILNIINDMNYSESNQSTLYNYLTAFN; the protein is encoded by the coding sequence ATGAAAAAAAATAAAAAAGAAATTATATCACTAATTTTTTCTAAAACTTTAATTTTTATATTTGTAGTTTTATTAGTGAGTTTGTTTAAAAGTATATTCAAGCCAGAAAATTCCCTTATAGGGGTTACGACAGTTGTACTTATGCTTGTACTATTGCAAACGGATTTAACACTAAATCCAATTAAAAATCTATTGAACTTAATAGTTCTTAATTTAGCATTTGGATTATCTGCTTTTTTAGTTTCTCAAAATGTATTATTAGGATTAATACTTAACTTTTCAATAATGTTATTTATAGGTTATTATTTTAGTTATGAATTAAAAAAACCCGTTAATATGATGGTAGGCTTACACTATATGTTAATGATAGTTTCCCCTATATCAATATCTCAATTACCTCTAAGACTTTTATCTCTGGTTGCTGGAGCATTTATGATAATGGGTGTTCAATTATTAGCTAATAAAAATAAACTAACTAAATCAAGAAATTCTATGTTCAACAAAATAGTAGATGATTTATTGATTAAAATTGATTTATTAAGATCACAAAGTGATACTAAAAATATAGATACATCTTTATCTTTAAATATAGCTAATCTTAAATCGTTAATATTTGAGAGTGGGAAAAGTGAATCTCATTTTACAGAATGTGGAGTAAACACATTGAATATATTATCTTGTCTAGAGAAAATAAATTATATACTAAGTAATGTAGAAAACAAAAGTTATTCTTCACAAATTCTAGACGATATATTTACTGTAGTAAATGATATAAAAAATGATAAATTTGATGTTAATATAACCGACTTAGAGTGTAAGTATAGTGAACTTAATTTATGCTTACTAGATATTGTAGATATCGAAGTTGTTTATGATTTCATTGATGTAGTTAAAACTTTAAATGTAGAGTTAAAAATATATAAAAATACGATTAATAATCAAAAAAATGTACAAAATGAACTTTCTATACCTCAAGAGTTCAAAGAACTGCACGTTCAGAAAAATCTTATGAACCTCAAGTCTCCTCGATTTGCTTATGGTATACGATTAGGTTTAGTTGTTTCATTGACATTCTTTATTGTTAAATTCTTCAATATAGAATATGGCGAATGGGCAGTTTACACAGTTTTTGCATTATCACAACCACATTCTGAGTACACTATTCGCAAGTCAAAAAAGAGGATAATAGGTACTATAATGGGCTCAATTGTGATGGCTATTTTATTTAATATAGTTACCGACCCTGGCTTAAGGACTGTAATGCTAGTACTAGCTGGATACCTAATGTCGTATGTATCTGATTATAGAAATTTAGTTGCATTTGTTACAGTATCAGCTGTAGCTTCAGCTGCATTATACGTTCCAAATCCTAACTTTATAATAATCAATAGAATAGTATTTGTTGTTATAGGTATTGCTATATCTTTATTAGCCAATAAATTCGTATTTAGTCGTAAACTCTTAGATGAGGAAAATAACTTAAACAACATTCAAAGAGATTCTTCTAGAAAAATGCTTGGAGAAGTTCTTCTTAATGAGGGTAATAAAAGTACAAGTGTTATAGGAATATTATATTTAATCCCAGATTTAATAGATTTAAGAATAAGTTACTTAAATCAAAATGGTTTAAATATGGATAAATCATTTATAAATAAAAACAAAGTTTTAATGAATGATTTATACCAAATATATTTACTAGAAAAAGATGATCAAGTATTTAATAAAATACTATTTAATGTAGAATCTATATTAATTAATTCTAGTAATCTAGATATCATGGAATCACGAATACAGGAAGCTACCAAGTCTACATCTAACATAAAAGAAAAGATTTTATTTATAAAAATATCTAGAATATTAAATATAATAAATGACATGAATTACAGCGAATCAAATCAATCTACTTTATATAACTATCTAACTGCTTTTAATTAA
- a CDS encoding glycosyltransferase family A protein, with the protein MIDEKIMIIDIPFNILDHPFWCGFKILYSPISQKAQTKEWIDPRVDVFMDYTAKSLINQTNQNFKCILRHTPGTKEIIDNSLSRYPKLPDNIIFTDDADNLIKEIISPYKYVFHIRIDSDNMFSPDYIDQLYKIENYKNLQCILSQKGYMYDANRDILANMDHPSPSFYAFIYTVENFLLGLRYPVKDDHWGAISYIHEVIPTPSYMIIIHKLNVSNDFQVILEYPFIKTWLASEEEKEKALKFFKIK; encoded by the coding sequence ATGATTGATGAAAAGATAATGATTATAGATATTCCATTCAATATATTAGATCATCCTTTTTGGTGTGGGTTCAAAATTCTTTACTCCCCCATATCCCAAAAGGCTCAAACTAAAGAATGGATAGATCCAAGAGTAGATGTGTTTATGGATTATACAGCTAAAAGTCTCATAAATCAAACTAATCAAAATTTCAAATGTATATTAAGACATACACCTGGAACAAAAGAGATAATAGATAATTCTCTTTCTAGATATCCAAAGTTACCTGACAATATAATTTTTACAGATGATGCCGATAACCTAATAAAAGAAATTATTAGTCCATATAAATACGTGTTTCATATAAGAATTGATAGTGATAACATGTTTAGCCCTGACTATATAGATCAATTATATAAAATTGAAAACTATAAAAACTTACAATGTATTTTATCTCAAAAGGGATATATGTATGATGCTAATAGAGATATTTTAGCAAATATGGATCATCCTTCTCCATCTTTTTATGCTTTTATTTATACAGTAGAAAACTTTCTTTTAGGTTTAAGATACCCTGTAAAAGATGATCATTGGGGTGCGATAAGCTATATTCATGAAGTAATTCCTACTCCAAGTTATATGATTATCATTCATAAACTTAATGTTAGTAATGATTTTCAAGTTATTTTAGAATATCCATTTATAAAAACTTGGCTTGCTAGCGAAGAAGAAAAAGAAAAAGCTTTAAAGTTTTTCAAAATAAAGTAA
- a CDS encoding sulfurtransferase, protein MKRKLISALVGITMVATMAVGCSKSSNESQESAKAKSDVKAEQVDAKKVFVSPQWVQSVIDGNQPESKNYEILEVSWGTYKDSPTYTKGHIPGAIHVDTSSVESEPIWNISDPKVVEKGMLDLGVTKDKTIILYGNDISAVSRVAYAYLWAGVENVKVLDGGIDAWEKAGYKTETKVEKATPAKDFGAKVPSHPEYWMSIDEVKKKLKDDSNFRLVSIRSKEEFDGKTSGYTYIDRAGEPKGAVWGHAGSDPYNMQDYLHKDGTVISADEMQKLWSDSDIKKDNELSFYCGTGWRASVPWLIAYDAGWEGMTVYDGGWNEWQMHGNLPVQVGDPNSGDCQYTTVDKLPTDKAAKK, encoded by the coding sequence ATGAAAAGAAAATTAATTAGTGCATTGGTTGGAATCACAATGGTAGCAACAATGGCAGTAGGATGTAGTAAATCTTCGAATGAATCACAAGAGTCAGCGAAGGCAAAATCAGATGTAAAAGCTGAACAAGTAGATGCAAAAAAAGTCTTTGTATCTCCTCAGTGGGTACAAAGTGTGATAGATGGTAATCAACCAGAATCTAAAAATTATGAGATTTTAGAAGTTTCTTGGGGAACTTACAAAGATAGTCCAACTTATACAAAAGGACATATTCCAGGGGCAATACATGTAGATACTTCAAGTGTTGAATCTGAACCAATTTGGAATATATCAGATCCTAAAGTAGTTGAAAAAGGAATGTTAGATTTAGGAGTTACAAAAGATAAAACTATTATATTATATGGAAATGATATTTCTGCAGTAAGTAGAGTTGCATATGCATATCTTTGGGCAGGAGTTGAAAATGTTAAAGTATTAGACGGAGGAATTGATGCTTGGGAAAAAGCTGGATACAAGACTGAAACTAAAGTAGAAAAGGCTACTCCAGCAAAAGACTTTGGAGCTAAAGTACCTTCACACCCAGAATATTGGATGTCTATAGATGAAGTTAAAAAGAAATTAAAAGACGATTCTAATTTCCGTTTAGTTAGTATAAGAAGTAAAGAAGAGTTTGATGGGAAAACAAGTGGATACACTTATATAGATAGAGCTGGAGAACCTAAAGGTGCTGTTTGGGGTCATGCAGGAAGTGATCCTTACAATATGCAAGATTACTTACACAAAGATGGAACAGTTATAAGCGCTGATGAAATGCAAAAATTATGGTCAGATTCTGATATCAAAAAAGATAATGAACTTTCATTCTATTGTGGTACAGGATGGAGAGCTTCAGTTCCTTGGTTAATTGCTTACGATGCAGGATGGGAAGGAATGACTGTTTATGATGGTGGATGGAATGAGTGGCAAATGCATGGAAATCTTCCAGTACAAGTAGGAGATCCTAATAGCGGGGATTGTCAATACACTACAGTAGATAAACTACCAACAGATAAAGCTGCAAAAAAATAA